Proteins encoded together in one Undibacterium sp. CCC3.4 window:
- a CDS encoding DUF1631 family protein — translation MDTIPLITESEKKSEFSSSSRLLLLQGLVPIAANLVSSQLEAFASRLTHALFLVSDQTVRPEEAAQSFHAYQLLKRNSSSFYRLLSLQITTVLSKEVSVVNTRRKANENQLAQDISLVTFEEMETRVLTSNLSKALEIQCAEQLVALNIRIGHVLRRTPISISQNPFRPELFIHAVMQAWQEFEASKDNSHWILRLMQTEIFLQLNSVYQGLNEALVERGILVDIDVAKRKNQKRPMRSRRDDLDARDPYLENKLRNIFAAPSGAQASPRLLKNTASQAKQWQNWSDAPVPAHADTVTIDRRFFDYLSGLQKTETLAAAPLGGHHLRNLSQHAEVGELTAIDQNTVELLARIFDYVFNDDSIPDEIKSLIGQLQIPTLKVALLDKDFFFKDSHPARVLIDTLAKSSVLLGSEASAEDPLFQIIEGIVERVQQDFDQQIELFSDAVADLEAFLQNEDQESEQAISEPVALALKQEKMRLAREFAENDVTMRVDTGEVAGFLEKFLQEQWTGILTIAHNVKQEKPNALENALRTMDDLIWSLKPKNSSEERKELVSKLPAMLTLLNAWLNAIKWDDPERVLFFSKLAERHAAIARAPLEFSPRRQLEIAVNIAQRASEKRLNRHVSEQTQDDLPDECLQMVEAMERGVWLDFSRAAGVRTRYKLAWVSPKRSRYIFSNRQGHDSFSISSDELVAKLRNGDAVRISLESLVDRALVEALRDPPA, via the coding sequence ATATCAATTACTGAAACGTAACTCCAGCAGTTTTTATCGTTTGCTGAGCTTACAAATCACCACCGTGCTGAGTAAGGAAGTGAGCGTCGTCAATACCCGTCGCAAAGCCAATGAAAATCAGTTGGCGCAGGATATTTCTTTGGTGACCTTCGAGGAAATGGAAACCCGGGTGCTGACCTCGAACCTGAGCAAAGCCTTGGAAATCCAATGTGCCGAGCAATTGGTCGCACTTAATATTCGCATCGGCCATGTACTGCGCCGCACCCCCATCAGTATTTCGCAAAATCCGTTTCGGCCGGAATTATTTATCCATGCCGTCATGCAGGCGTGGCAAGAGTTTGAAGCGAGTAAAGATAACTCGCATTGGATACTGCGCTTAATGCAAACGGAAATTTTTTTGCAACTCAACAGCGTCTATCAAGGGCTCAATGAAGCGCTGGTAGAGCGCGGCATACTGGTCGATATCGATGTCGCCAAACGCAAGAACCAAAAGCGCCCTATGCGCTCACGGCGCGATGATCTCGATGCGCGTGACCCGTATTTGGAAAATAAATTACGCAATATTTTTGCGGCACCCAGTGGTGCTCAAGCCAGTCCGCGTTTGCTCAAAAATACCGCCAGCCAGGCCAAGCAGTGGCAGAATTGGTCGGATGCGCCGGTACCGGCACACGCCGATACGGTCACCATAGACAGGCGTTTTTTTGATTACCTCAGTGGTTTGCAAAAAACTGAAACGCTGGCCGCCGCACCCTTGGGCGGTCACCATTTGCGTAATCTGTCGCAGCATGCCGAGGTCGGCGAATTGACGGCGATCGATCAGAACACGGTAGAGTTACTGGCGCGTATTTTCGACTATGTCTTTAACGATGACAGCATTCCCGATGAAATCAAAAGCCTGATCGGACAATTACAAATCCCGACCTTGAAAGTGGCCTTGCTCGATAAAGACTTCTTCTTCAAAGACAGTCATCCGGCCCGGGTTCTCATCGATACCTTGGCTAAGTCCAGCGTCTTACTCGGCAGTGAAGCCAGCGCCGAAGATCCGCTGTTTCAAATCATCGAAGGCATCGTCGAACGCGTGCAGCAAGATTTCGATCAACAAATCGAGTTGTTTTCCGATGCCGTGGCCGATCTCGAAGCCTTCCTGCAGAACGAAGACCAAGAGTCTGAGCAGGCGATTTCAGAACCGGTTGCGCTCGCGCTCAAGCAGGAAAAAATGCGGCTGGCGCGCGAGTTTGCCGAAAATGATGTCACCATGCGCGTTGATACCGGCGAAGTGGCCGGTTTTTTGGAAAAATTCCTGCAAGAACAATGGACCGGTATTCTCACGATTGCCCACAATGTGAAGCAAGAGAAACCGAATGCGCTGGAAAATGCCTTGCGCACGATGGATGATTTGATTTGGAGTTTGAAGCCGAAAAACAGTTCGGAAGAGCGCAAGGAGCTCGTCAGCAAACTGCCGGCCATGCTGACCCTGCTCAATGCCTGGCTCAATGCGATCAAATGGGATGACCCGGAACGCGTGCTGTTTTTCTCCAAACTGGCTGAGCGCCATGCCGCCATTGCCCGCGCACCTTTGGAATTTTCACCGCGCCGCCAACTTGAAATCGCCGTCAATATCGCCCAGCGTGCCAGCGAAAAGCGTCTCAATCGGCACGTCAGCGAACAGACGCAAGACGATTTACCCGATGAATGTCTGCAGATGGTCGAAGCGATGGAGCGCGGGGTGTGGCTCGATTTCAGCCGTGCTGCCGGTGTGCGCACGCGTTACAAGCTGGCTTGGGTGAGTCCGAAGCGCAGTCGGTATATTTTCAGCAATCGCCAAGGCCACGATTCATTTTCAATTTCCAGCGATGAATTAGTGGCCAAATTACGCAATGGTGACGCCGTGCGCATCTCTTTAGAGTCTTTGGTTGATCGCGCCTTGGTCGAAGCCCTGCGTGATCCGCCGGCCTGA